Part of the Metarhizium brunneum chromosome 6, complete sequence genome is shown below.
CCCTGCATGCGCACTTTGACAGCTTCAAAAGGACAAAGAGCAATGTCGGCGAGGAACTCGGCGGACGCAGAAGCGGCCAGGTAAAGCCCAGTTTTGTACTTGTACGCAGCTTCTGGGCCAGCAATGTCGCTGTACGTCTTCTTGAAATATTCATACCAGCCGTACTTGAAGGATCCCTGTGCACTGTACCCAAAAAATGTAGGGCTCCAGCCGGTCATGATGCCGCGAATCCCTTGGGCGCGGTAAATCTTACTCCAAGCCTGGAAGTTGCTGGTGTACAGTTTCGAGTCGACTTGACGACGGGTTTTTACGAAATCAAGAGGCGTTACAGCCGTGTGTGTGAGGCCCTATTCAATCAAGCATTGCCATGAGCGAAaagcacacacacatatatatacatgttgCTCAAAAGCAACTCCCAAGGGGAAGGACTCACACAGGCCATGAGACCGCCAAAGGTGCAAGCAGCGTAATACTTGCCGGAATACAGCTCAAtcttgccggccttggcctgggcAGCGGAGCTGGCCTTTTCAAATTCCTTTGTAGCTTCAGCGCCAAGCTTGTGTGCCTTGTCCTTTGCGTCTTCGACAACGGAATACACGCCGAAGAGGTCGGGCCGAGCTTGGTATGGCGTCGGCTTGGACATGCTGGTCTCCATTGGAGTGTACATGGTTCCCTTGAGGGCTTCAGGTCGCGGAAAGAGGTGTGCCATGATGACTCAGGGTTGGTGAAATGATTGATACCAATTCTCCCCGTTGGTTCGTGGTCTCCCCAGGTTCGACGGTGGTCAGTCGAGGGATTGATCTAAAAATGCGTAACAAAAGTTAGAGTAATCGTATTTACTTCCCATTGCGACCTCGTCTCGGTCGCCAACAGCACCCGGGTATCATGGCTGATATGGCACTTGGCAAGCCATGATGCTACCACAATTCCTTTTTTTGCCTGAGAGGTGAGGCAATTGGTAGAGTCCGAATATCTCTCAGGCTTGAATTGTGTTGGCGTGACTCACCGAAAAAGGTGCAAGCGGGATCCAGGTCCCGACAGTCCCCGAATATGAGTGGCTTAGGACGAGATACGGGCAGGATGGATGATTGCCGCGACGAtgtttgaagaagaagaaaatcaACACGGAAAACAGAGAGGTTTGTTCACGCAGCAAAGGATGGCAAGAATGTCCGGGTTGCACCCACCCACAGGTGAGTGAGACGTACGGATTTAACGGGTTGCCAGGAGCTTTCGTTGGAGCTTCGAGATGTGACTGGTCGTGGGCTGCAATGGTGACATCACTCTGCCATCCGATTCAAGGCAGGAGCCACTCTTCTAGCTGTGAGGCTTGGGAGGCGTACTGGGTACGGGTGTCATGGTTTTAatctaatttttttttcccttgggTGTTCTTTGGCTTGGGGACTCTCTGTGATATGCAAACATCCTTTGTACAATTTGCCTTCTCTTTGCGATGCTTCGCGGTGCCATGGGCCCAAGTTCAGTTGATTGTGGAGTGACACTACTCCGAACCTGGCGGCCCCGCCCCGCCTGAGCTTCTGGGGGGATGTGATATGCAGGGCGGCAGGGCCACAGTTCCGACCTGGTCCGTGATTTCATGTAGATGTAGCGGAAGCGAGGCTCCCAATGGCTAACCATTTCCCTGTACAGAAACACAAAGCAATCTAGAATAGCATTTAATAACGGTCAGCCCCGAGGCTATTGGGACCTTCGCCGTGGCAATTACCTACTTAAGAAGATGCCTACTAGGCAAGGAGACATGGAGCGTGCCGATGTGGAGCTGCAACTGAAGCTGCTGTCATTGGGAAGCCGCACCCCACATGAACTCACGCCATTCTGCGGCGGACCGTTGGACCTTGTCTTTTTCCGTTCATATGATACCGACACCTGGCAAACCTCACATGCCACTGCACGCCGACGTCTTTCCAGCTCAACGAACCATACTTTCGTCGCCAAAAAAAACTATTCTTCAGAGTAGCCGAATCCTCTAGCCCAACATCTATTCCTGAAGCATGGCTGCGC
Proteins encoded:
- the MPT3 gene encoding Mitochondrial phosphate carrier protein 3 translates to MAHLFPRPEALKGTMYTPMETSMSKPTPYQARPDLFGVYSVVEDAKDKAHKLGAEATKEFEKASSAAQAKAGKIELYSGKYYAACTFGGLMACGLTHTAVTPLDFVKTRRQVDSKLYTSNFQAWSKIYRAQGIRGIMTGWSPTFFGYSAQGSFKYGWYEYFKKTYSDIAGPEAAYKYKTGLYLAASASAEFLADIALCPFEAVKVRMQGTIPNPYTGTLHGINTIVAKEGWAGLYKGLYPLWGRQIPYTMMKFASFETIVEKIYDRLPGQKSDYGKAAQTGVSFTAGYLAGILCAIVSHPADVMVSKLNAYRKPGEAFGTVTRRIYGEIGFGGLWNGLPVRIVMIGTLTGLQWMIYDYFKIFMGLPTTGGPPRPEEEK